In the genome of Limnobaculum zhutongyuii, one region contains:
- a CDS encoding TOPRIM and DUF927 domain-containing protein, whose protein sequence is MKIIEIIRSVKKQASGRWDYVLSACGVDVPAKGKHGPCPICGGTDRFHFIDDNDNGEWHCRQCTEPNYGDGLDLVARVNQASIYEAVERVANVLNMDIRSMKVMSSIHVEPARKEAPKSEAQPIADKVAALLTKSELGQSAYLTAKGLQYPMPLLSDGSLLVVLANGDGETTGAQVIKPDGSKRLLADSTKKDSFFVVNPLINAETVTLAEGLATALSVHLMFPDALTVVAIDAGNLIHVAKVMRNRYPEAKIIIAADNDVKPDHKNVGKESAEKAAASVSGWVTLPPTDHKSDWDDYRQQSDVLSAKQAFENGLYQPKVQPVHVQSGVKRKDDLKPYVDDRHGGLYWIEPKLDKDTGEINDRESWLSTSVSVVGVGEDESERYLVLSWTPEGDKTVKTEAIPLKDIGEREGWSRMKAGGLLVTSKTALKAILADHLQRSGERGLWHVSSATGWQYGAYIMPDGEIIGQPEHPVLFNGRSSAAKGYIVKGTPESWRENVGLLASGNPSMMLGIACAFAAPLIGLVGADGFGVHLFGGSSAGKTTTGNAATSVYGEPETLKLTWYSTALGLVNEAAAHNDGFMPLDEIGQGSNRRAVAESAYALFNGVGKIQGAKDGGNRELKRWRAMAFSTGEIDLESYIRADGGKINAGQLVRLLNIPISKATEFHGFIDGKAHADAMKDAYQNHYGVVGRAWIKYLCGHYSEAVTAVRDAERRWLTLPQVEASEQVRRVASRFAILEAALQLSLPLTGWTSELCRDALQHSFNAWADEFGTGNREGKAWVEQAESFLQRFGYSRYLPYPDSDPRDLPIKDLAGYRVSNKTTETVVFHTWPAVFRDEIAVGANPAAFAQALANAGMLDKPKKGFTKKTLTHNGKQCHFYVMTIIESPENNDE, encoded by the coding sequence ATGAAAATTATTGAAATTATCCGGTCAGTAAAAAAACAGGCTTCAGGCCGTTGGGATTATGTGCTCTCTGCTTGTGGTGTGGATGTTCCGGCAAAAGGGAAACATGGGCCTTGCCCCATCTGTGGCGGTACCGATCGCTTCCATTTTATCGATGATAACGACAACGGCGAATGGCATTGCCGTCAGTGTACAGAACCGAATTACGGTGATGGTTTGGATTTGGTTGCTCGCGTTAATCAGGCATCTATTTATGAAGCGGTAGAACGTGTGGCGAATGTGTTAAATATGGATATCCGCTCAATGAAAGTCATGTCCTCAATCCATGTCGAACCAGCCAGAAAGGAGGCTCCGAAATCAGAGGCTCAGCCTATAGCCGATAAAGTCGCAGCGTTGCTGACAAAATCTGAACTGGGACAATCTGCTTATCTGACTGCTAAGGGGCTTCAATACCCTATGCCGTTGCTTTCTGACGGATCGTTGCTGGTGGTACTGGCGAACGGCGATGGAGAGACTACCGGCGCACAGGTGATTAAACCTGATGGTAGTAAACGACTATTAGCCGACAGCACCAAGAAAGACTCATTCTTTGTTGTTAACCCATTGATTAATGCAGAGACCGTCACCTTGGCGGAGGGATTAGCCACGGCGTTATCTGTTCATCTTATGTTCCCTGATGCGCTGACTGTAGTAGCTATCGATGCTGGCAACCTTATTCATGTGGCTAAGGTGATGAGAAACCGCTATCCGGAGGCAAAAATTATTATTGCCGCTGATAACGATGTGAAACCTGATCACAAAAATGTAGGAAAAGAATCAGCAGAGAAAGCAGCCGCCTCTGTTTCGGGTTGGGTCACTCTACCACCAACAGACCACAAATCAGACTGGGATGATTACCGTCAACAGTCTGACGTATTGAGTGCAAAACAGGCTTTCGAAAATGGACTTTATCAACCCAAAGTGCAGCCCGTTCATGTTCAGTCCGGGGTAAAGCGTAAGGATGACCTAAAACCCTATGTGGATGACCGTCATGGCGGCCTGTATTGGATAGAGCCAAAGTTGGATAAAGATACGGGTGAGATTAACGACCGGGAGTCATGGCTTTCAACATCCGTTTCTGTTGTAGGTGTCGGAGAAGATGAATCTGAGCGTTATCTGGTGCTGTCATGGACACCAGAGGGCGATAAGACCGTGAAGACAGAAGCGATCCCATTAAAGGATATTGGTGAGCGCGAAGGCTGGTCACGGATGAAGGCAGGGGGATTGCTGGTGACATCTAAAACAGCACTCAAAGCTATTCTTGCCGATCACCTCCAGCGCAGTGGTGAGCGTGGGTTATGGCATGTATCGAGTGCAACCGGGTGGCAGTATGGGGCTTACATCATGCCAGACGGGGAAATTATCGGTCAGCCTGAGCATCCGGTGTTATTCAACGGTCGCTCATCAGCAGCAAAGGGCTATATCGTGAAGGGAACGCCGGAAAGCTGGCGCGAGAATGTCGGTCTGTTGGCCTCAGGCAATCCTTCGATGATGCTGGGCATTGCGTGTGCTTTTGCCGCGCCGCTGATTGGTCTTGTTGGTGCTGATGGATTCGGAGTTCATCTGTTTGGTGGTTCATCGGCAGGTAAAACGACCACAGGCAATGCAGCTACTAGTGTCTATGGTGAGCCAGAGACTTTAAAACTAACCTGGTATTCAACGGCGTTAGGGCTGGTTAACGAGGCTGCTGCCCATAACGACGGATTTATGCCTCTGGATGAAATTGGACAGGGAAGCAACCGGAGAGCCGTTGCAGAGTCTGCCTATGCTTTATTTAACGGTGTCGGCAAAATTCAGGGTGCTAAAGATGGCGGTAATCGGGAGTTGAAACGTTGGCGGGCGATGGCTTTCAGTACAGGAGAGATTGACCTTGAGAGCTACATCCGTGCGGATGGAGGAAAGATTAACGCAGGCCAGTTAGTCCGGTTGTTAAATATTCCCATCTCAAAGGCGACAGAGTTTCATGGTTTTATCGATGGTAAAGCTCATGCTGATGCAATGAAAGATGCATATCAGAATCATTACGGTGTTGTTGGACGGGCCTGGATTAAGTACCTGTGTGGACATTATAGCGAAGCTGTTACGGCAGTGCGGGATGCTGAGCGGCGTTGGCTGACCTTACCCCAGGTGGAAGCCAGCGAGCAGGTCAGGCGGGTTGCTTCCCGGTTTGCCATTCTAGAGGCAGCACTTCAATTATCCTTACCGTTGACGGGGTGGACGTCTGAGCTATGCCGTGATGCGCTTCAACATAGCTTTAATGCGTGGGCAGATGAATTCGGCACGGGTAATCGGGAGGGAAAGGCGTGGGTAGAACAAGCTGAGTCATTCCTCCAGCGATTTGGGTATAGCCGATACCTACCTTACCCAGACTCGGATCCCCGAGATTTACCAATAAAAGATTTAGCCGGGTACCGTGTTTCCAATAAAACGACTGAGACGGTTGTATTCCATACGTGGCCAGCCGTTTTTCGGGATGAAATAGCCGTTGGCGCTAACCCTGCTGCTTTTGCCCAGGCGTTGGCCAATGCCGGCATGCTGGATAAACCGAAAAAAGGATTCACGAAAAAAACACTCACGCACAATGGAAAGCAATGCCATTTCTATGTGATGACAATAATTGAATCACCAGAAAATAACGATGAATAG
- a CDS encoding transcriptional regulator translates to MHEYSLDSYYNAMDRINTIIGNAETSIVNTVDNLSRDRLFRVQKGLLHLLTEIIPQIEDEQKKTEIHYWIDSIYIITRCQEWDFNKGTSYV, encoded by the coding sequence ATGCATGAATATTCTCTTGATAGTTACTACAACGCTATGGATCGTATTAATACTATTATCGGCAATGCTGAGACATCAATAGTAAATACGGTCGATAATCTTTCTCGTGACAGATTGTTCAGAGTACAAAAGGGCTTGCTTCATTTACTGACTGAGATAATCCCACAAATTGAAGATGAACAGAAAAAGACTGAAATACATTATTGGATTGATAGTATTTACATTATAACTCGATGCCAAGAGTGGGATTTTAATAAGGGGACAAGCTATGTGTAA
- a CDS encoding YlcI/YnfO family protein: MPSGNTNNKSAKKNIRFPHELIEEIDACVEREKKDNPNANFSAWVLDACGQKLKSEQDKE; encoded by the coding sequence ATGCCTAGTGGTAATACAAACAATAAATCTGCAAAAAAGAATATCCGTTTTCCACATGAGCTAATTGAGGAAATAGATGCCTGCGTTGAACGAGAAAAAAAAGATAATCCGAATGCTAATTTTTCTGCATGGGTACTAGATGCTTGCGGACAAAAACTGAAGTCAGAACAAGATAAAGAATAA
- a CDS encoding Rha family transcriptional regulator, with product MHYGISVSPTPTMSSLEMVDYINADRKEKAVMEGLHFPSKKYRKLSHKNFMAKVPKVLGETSAKFLADDSYVVGNGAVSTRSIYQFPKREACLMAMSYSYELQAQVFDHMTTLEGSKDINLLDFSGLTDMAIIEMQNRVVLAERFSFERHGQHGSSLMHLRKREKKAIKKAELLVKQFIQYSLGLEDFPKVNYQALEV from the coding sequence ATGCATTATGGTATTTCTGTAAGCCCCACGCCAACTATGAGCAGTCTCGAGATGGTTGATTACATCAATGCTGATCGTAAAGAAAAAGCAGTGATGGAAGGGCTTCATTTTCCTTCTAAGAAATATCGTAAGTTATCTCATAAAAACTTTATGGCAAAGGTGCCGAAAGTCCTTGGGGAAACATCAGCTAAATTTTTAGCCGATGATTCTTATGTTGTAGGAAATGGGGCTGTGAGTACCCGTAGTATTTATCAATTTCCGAAACGTGAAGCTTGTCTGATGGCAATGAGTTACAGCTATGAATTGCAAGCTCAAGTATTCGATCATATGACAACCTTGGAAGGTAGCAAAGATATTAACCTGCTAGATTTTTCCGGGCTAACCGATATGGCAATTATAGAAATGCAGAATAGAGTCGTTTTGGCTGAGAGATTTTCATTCGAACGACATGGACAACACGGTAGTTCTCTAATGCATTTGCGTAAACGTGAAAAGAAAGCCATCAAGAAAGCGGAATTACTGGTGAAACAGTTTATTCAATACAGCTTAGGGCTTGAGGACTTCCCTAAAGTAAATTACCAGGCTCTAGAGGTTTAA
- a CDS encoding helix-turn-helix transcriptional regulator — protein sequence MSQSLIRLSEVRRRTGYSKAWIYRLISQKRFPQSVKIGIRSIAFVESEIDEWINQRIAESRKEVA from the coding sequence ATGTCACAATCACTCATTCGCTTATCAGAAGTCCGCCGCCGTACTGGTTATAGTAAGGCATGGATTTATCGCCTTATTAGTCAGAAACGCTTTCCTCAATCCGTCAAGATTGGCATCCGTTCTATTGCTTTCGTTGAGAGCGAAATTGACGAATGGATTAATCAGCGTATCGCTGAGTCTCGTAAGGAGGTTGCTTAA
- a CDS encoding tyrosine-type recombinase/integrase — translation MKLNARQVETSKPKEKDYKLTDGGGLYLLVKANGSKYWRLKYRIAGKEKLLAVGVYPDTSLADARLKREEARKLIAAGEDPSEQRKAEKQAQKVSVENTFEAIAREWHKSKADRWSIRYRDEIISTFEGDIFPFIGKRPIADIKPMELLETLRRMEKRGALEKLRKVRQRCGEVFRYAIVTGRAEYNPAPDLATALTPHKKNHFPFLKADELPHFLRDLSGYTGSVITKLATKFLMLTAVRTQEMRFTRWEDIDFEHGIWHVQVEIMKKRRPHTVPLSCQAIDVLHQLQPITGRYPLVFIGRNDHRKPISKESVNQVIELLGYKGRTTGHGFRHTMSTILNEQGYNSDWIEIQLAHVDKNSTRGTYNHAQYLDGRREMLQWYADYLDRLECDGK, via the coding sequence ATGAAGCTAAATGCCCGCCAGGTGGAGACTAGCAAGCCGAAAGAGAAAGACTATAAGCTCACTGATGGAGGAGGTCTGTATTTATTGGTTAAAGCGAATGGTTCTAAATATTGGCGGTTGAAGTATCGAATTGCGGGCAAAGAAAAATTACTTGCTGTAGGGGTGTATCCAGATACCTCTTTGGCTGATGCCAGGTTAAAACGTGAAGAAGCTCGAAAACTGATTGCTGCTGGTGAAGATCCCAGTGAACAGAGGAAGGCAGAAAAACAGGCACAGAAAGTATCAGTAGAGAACACATTCGAAGCTATTGCCAGAGAATGGCATAAATCCAAAGCTGATCGTTGGTCTATTCGCTATCGTGACGAGATTATTAGTACTTTTGAGGGTGATATATTTCCGTTTATTGGTAAGCGCCCTATTGCGGATATAAAGCCTATGGAGTTGCTAGAGACGTTAAGACGAATGGAGAAACGTGGGGCTCTGGAAAAGCTGCGTAAGGTTCGTCAGCGTTGTGGTGAAGTATTTCGCTATGCCATTGTTACCGGAAGGGCTGAATATAATCCAGCTCCCGATCTCGCTACTGCATTAACTCCTCATAAAAAGAATCACTTTCCATTCTTAAAAGCTGATGAGCTCCCTCATTTTCTCCGTGACCTATCCGGCTATACAGGTAGTGTCATTACTAAATTGGCAACAAAGTTCCTGATGCTAACAGCAGTCAGAACGCAAGAGATGCGTTTTACGCGATGGGAAGATATCGATTTTGAACATGGTATTTGGCATGTTCAGGTTGAAATAATGAAGAAGCGTCGCCCTCATACGGTTCCATTATCATGCCAGGCTATTGATGTACTTCACCAGTTACAGCCTATTACTGGCCGTTACCCTCTGGTCTTTATTGGTAGAAATGACCATCGCAAACCCATCAGCAAAGAGAGTGTTAATCAGGTTATCGAGCTTTTAGGATATAAAGGCCGAACTACTGGACACGGCTTTAGGCATACCATGAGCACAATTCTAAATGAGCAAGGCTATAACTCTGATTGGATTGAAATACAGCTTGCTCACGTCGATAAGAATAGCACCCGCGGGACTTATAACCACGCTCAGTATCTGGATGGGCGAAGAGAAATGCTCCAGTGGTACGCGGACTATCTGGATAGATTGGAATGTGACGGTAAATAA
- the xylR gene encoding D-xylose utilization transcriptional activator XylR (D-xylose enhances binding of XylR to the xyl promoter and activates transcription.) has product MFEKRFRITLLFNANKVYDRQIIEGVGEYLQASQCDWDIFIEEDFRCRIDSVKDWLGDGVIADFDDPEIEQALSQANIPVVGVGGSYHRPEDYPPVHYIATDNHALVSTAFMHLKEKGLNHFAFYGLPHHISHRWATEREHAFRQLVTEGNYRHSIFQGMETAPENWKHAQNRLADWLQNLPAHTGIIAVTDARARHLLQVCEHMDIAVPEKMCVIGIDNEELTRYLSRVALSSVAQGSRQMGYQAAKLLHKLLKQGDFPVQRILVPPVKVVERRSTDYRSLHDPAVIQAMHFIRYHACKGIKVEQVLDAVGISRSNLEKRFRDETGNTIHGLIHQEKLNRASEFLAASTLSINEISQMCGYPSLQYFYSVFKKEYGITPKEYRDKFGELVY; this is encoded by the coding sequence ATGTTTGAAAAACGCTTCCGTATTACGCTGTTGTTTAATGCCAATAAGGTTTATGACCGGCAGATTATTGAAGGTGTTGGCGAGTACTTACAGGCTTCTCAATGCGATTGGGATATCTTTATCGAAGAAGATTTTCGCTGCCGCATAGACAGCGTTAAAGACTGGCTGGGTGATGGGGTGATTGCCGATTTTGACGATCCGGAAATCGAGCAGGCGCTAAGCCAGGCCAATATACCGGTAGTGGGCGTTGGCGGTTCTTATCATCGACCCGAGGATTATCCTCCGGTTCATTATATTGCTACCGACAACCATGCTCTGGTCAGCACCGCCTTTATGCACTTAAAGGAGAAGGGACTAAACCACTTTGCCTTTTACGGACTACCACACCATATCTCTCATCGCTGGGCAACGGAGCGGGAGCATGCTTTCCGTCAGTTGGTTACTGAAGGAAATTACCGTCACTCTATTTTTCAGGGAATGGAAACCGCGCCGGAAAACTGGAAGCACGCTCAGAACCGCCTGGCGGATTGGTTACAGAACCTGCCAGCCCATACGGGAATTATTGCGGTTACCGATGCCCGCGCTCGTCATTTGCTACAGGTGTGTGAACATATGGATATCGCGGTACCAGAAAAGATGTGCGTTATTGGCATTGATAATGAAGAGCTGACCCGCTATTTGTCGCGGGTGGCACTCTCTTCGGTGGCGCAGGGTTCTCGTCAGATGGGCTATCAGGCGGCCAAGCTGTTGCATAAGCTGCTGAAGCAGGGTGATTTTCCGGTTCAGCGCATTTTGGTACCACCAGTGAAAGTGGTGGAGCGCCGCTCAACGGATTACCGTTCGCTGCACGATCCGGCAGTGATTCAGGCGATGCATTTTATCCGCTACCATGCCTGTAAGGGCATTAAAGTGGAGCAAGTGCTGGATGCAGTCGGTATTTCCCGCTCTAATCTTGAAAAGCGCTTTCGTGATGAAACCGGCAATACTATTCATGGCCTGATCCATCAGGAGAAGTTGAATCGGGCCAGCGAGTTTCTGGCTGCCAGTACCCTGTCGATTAACGAGATTTCCCAGATGTGCGGTTATCCATCGTTACAGTATTTCTATTCGGTATTTAAGAAAGAGTACGGCATCACGCCAAAAGAGTATCGGGATAAGTTCGGCGAGCTGGTGTATTGA
- the xylH gene encoding xylose ABC transporter permease XylH has product MSNETLSTTGNTGGKAAGPAQPKRVNLQVFVMLAAIVVIILFFSVATDGAYISARNISNLLRQTAITGILAVGMVFVIISAEIDLSVGSMMGLLGGAAAIFDVWFGWPLPLTIVVTLVMGLLLGAWNGWWVAYRKVPSFIVTLAGMLAFRGILVGITNGTTVSPTSNAMSQIGQSYLPDSLGFGIGIGVMVLFVIWQWRQRAHREALGLPVPGKGSDVGRQAITAVILLGAIYLLNDYRGVPTPVLILAALMMVGIFMATRTAFGRRIYAIGGNIDAARLSGINVERTKLAVFAINGLMVAIAGLILSSRLGAGSPSAGNIAELDAIAACVIGGTSLAGGVGSVAGAVMGAFIMASLDNGMSMLDVPTFWQYIVKGAILLLAVWMDSATKKRA; this is encoded by the coding sequence ATGTCTAATGAAACATTATCAACCACGGGAAATACCGGCGGAAAAGCCGCCGGTCCGGCTCAGCCTAAGCGCGTGAACCTGCAGGTTTTCGTGATGCTGGCCGCCATTGTGGTGATCATTCTGTTTTTCAGCGTAGCAACGGATGGCGCCTACATCAGCGCACGTAATATCTCTAACCTGCTGCGCCAGACGGCGATTACCGGCATTCTGGCGGTAGGGATGGTGTTTGTCATTATTTCGGCGGAGATTGACCTGTCGGTTGGCTCGATGATGGGGCTGCTCGGCGGAGCAGCGGCGATTTTTGATGTTTGGTTTGGTTGGCCTTTGCCGCTGACGATTGTTGTCACGCTGGTGATGGGGCTGTTATTAGGCGCATGGAACGGCTGGTGGGTTGCCTATCGCAAAGTGCCGTCATTTATCGTTACGCTGGCAGGAATGCTGGCCTTCCGCGGAATTTTGGTCGGGATCACCAACGGTACTACGGTTTCCCCAACCAGTAATGCCATGTCGCAAATTGGTCAAAGCTATCTACCGGACAGCCTGGGTTTTGGTATTGGTATCGGCGTGATGGTGCTGTTTGTTATCTGGCAATGGCGTCAGCGGGCGCACCGTGAAGCACTGGGATTGCCGGTGCCGGGTAAAGGCAGCGATGTGGGGCGTCAGGCCATCACCGCCGTGATCCTGTTAGGGGCTATTTACCTGCTGAATGATTATCGTGGTGTACCAACGCCGGTACTGATTCTGGCTGCGCTGATGATGGTGGGTATCTTTATGGCAACCCGCACTGCATTTGGCCGTCGTATTTATGCCATTGGTGGCAATATTGATGCGGCCCGACTGTCAGGTATTAACGTTGAACGGACCAAGCTGGCGGTGTTTGCGATTAATGGACTTATGGTGGCGATTGCTGGTTTGATCCTCAGTTCTCGTTTAGGGGCGGGGTCACCTTCGGCGGGTAACATTGCCGAGCTGGATGCCATTGCTGCCTGCGTTATTGGCGGAACCAGTCTGGCAGGTGGTGTGGGCAGCGTTGCCGGGGCGGTGATGGGGGCATTTATTATGGCATCACTGGATAACGGCATGAGTATGCTGGATGTTCCGACCTTCTGGCAGTACATCGTTAAAGGTGCCATTTTACTGTTGGCCGTGTGGATGGATTCTGCCACTAAAAAACGCGCCTGA
- a CDS encoding xylose ABC transporter ATP-binding protein, which yields MPHLLEMKNITKAFGDIKAVDDISLTLDAGQVLSLCGENGSGKSTLMKVLCGIYPYGQYQGDILFSGDVIQAKTIRDTEQKGIAIIHQELALVKEMTVLENIFLGSERGRFGIMDYDSMFLRCQRLLQQVKLAVSPDTKVGELGLGQQQLVEIAKALNKQVRLLVLDEPTASLTESETEILLNIIRDLQSHDIACIYISHKLNEVKAISDLICVIRDGKHIGTRQASEMSEDDIIAMMVGRELKELYPQSEHTIGEEVLRVDNLTAWHPINRHIRRVNNVTFSLHKGEILGIAGLVGAGRTETVQCLFGAYRGRWEGEIKVGGKAVKIRNCQDAISHGIAMVPEDRKKDGIIPVMGVGANMTLAALDDFSGWLSILDDAKEQSTIQQSIERLKVKTSSPELAIARLSGGNQQKAILAKCLLLNPKILILDEPTRGIDIGAKYEIYKLINQLVEQGIALIVISSELPEVLGLSDRVLVMHEGCIKADLANRSLTQEQIMEAALRSEQHV from the coding sequence ATGCCACATCTGTTAGAAATGAAAAATATCACCAAGGCTTTTGGTGATATCAAAGCCGTCGATGACATCTCTTTAACGTTAGATGCCGGGCAGGTGCTCTCCTTGTGCGGGGAGAATGGCTCCGGTAAATCAACGCTAATGAAGGTGTTGTGCGGTATCTATCCTTACGGTCAGTATCAGGGTGATATTCTGTTTTCTGGTGACGTCATACAGGCAAAAACCATTCGCGATACCGAACAGAAAGGCATTGCCATCATTCACCAGGAACTGGCTCTGGTGAAAGAGATGACCGTGCTGGAGAATATTTTCCTTGGTTCGGAACGCGGGCGTTTTGGCATCATGGATTACGACAGCATGTTTTTACGCTGTCAGCGTCTGTTACAGCAGGTGAAGCTGGCGGTCAGTCCGGATACCAAAGTGGGTGAGTTGGGGTTAGGCCAACAGCAACTGGTGGAAATCGCCAAAGCGCTGAATAAGCAAGTTCGCCTGCTGGTACTGGATGAGCCCACCGCATCACTGACGGAAAGCGAAACTGAAATTCTGCTGAATATCATTCGCGATCTGCAAAGTCATGACATTGCCTGTATCTACATCTCTCACAAACTGAACGAAGTGAAAGCCATCTCCGATCTGATTTGCGTCATTCGCGATGGCAAACATATTGGCACCCGTCAGGCCAGTGAGATGAGCGAAGACGACATTATTGCCATGATGGTAGGTCGTGAGCTAAAAGAACTCTACCCTCAATCAGAACACACTATTGGTGAAGAGGTGCTGCGGGTGGATAACCTGACCGCCTGGCATCCGATTAACCGCCATATTCGTCGGGTGAATAATGTCACTTTCTCGCTGCATAAAGGGGAGATTCTGGGCATTGCCGGATTGGTGGGCGCAGGAAGAACCGAAACCGTTCAGTGCCTGTTTGGTGCCTATCGCGGGCGCTGGGAAGGGGAAATTAAAGTTGGTGGCAAAGCGGTAAAAATTCGCAACTGTCAGGACGCCATCAGCCACGGTATCGCCATGGTGCCGGAAGATCGTAAGAAAGATGGAATTATCCCGGTGATGGGCGTTGGTGCCAATATGACGCTGGCAGCGCTGGACGATTTTAGCGGCTGGCTGAGCATACTGGACGATGCCAAAGAGCAGTCCACCATTCAGCAATCTATTGAGCGGTTGAAGGTCAAAACCTCATCGCCGGAATTAGCCATTGCCCGCCTGAGCGGCGGTAATCAGCAAAAAGCCATTCTGGCTAAGTGTCTGTTACTTAATCCTAAAATTCTGATTCTGGATGAACCAACCCGGGGCATTGATATCGGTGCCAAATATGAAATTTATAAGCTGATTAATCAACTGGTTGAGCAGGGTATTGCCCTGATTGTTATCTCTTCAGAATTACCCGAAGTGCTGGGCCTTAGCGACCGGGTATTAGTGATGCACGAAGGCTGTATTAAAGCGGATTTAGCCAACCGGTCTTTGACACAAGAACAGATTATGGAAGCGGCACTCAGGAGTGAACAACATGTCTAA
- the xylF gene encoding D-xylose ABC transporter substrate-binding protein yields MKLKHVLLAVCASLALSGHMVNAKEVKIGMAIDDLRLERWQKDRDIFVKKAESLGAKVFVQSANGNEETQMSQIENMINRGVDVLVIIPYNGQVLSNVIAEAKREGIKVLAYDRMINDADIDFYISFNNEKVGELQAQSLVERVPQGNYFLMGGSPVDNNAKLFRQGQMNVLNPLIKEGKIKIVGDQWVDAWLAENALKIMENALTANNNKIDAVVASNDATAGGAIQALVAQGLSGKVAISGQDADLAGIKRIVAGTQTMTVYKPISKLANDAAEIAVEMGKGETPKANATLNNGKKDVPSYLLTPIQVDKSNIDSTVVADGFHSKESIYN; encoded by the coding sequence ATGAAATTAAAGCATGTTTTACTTGCCGTTTGTGCATCGCTGGCGCTATCAGGACACATGGTAAATGCCAAAGAAGTCAAAATAGGTATGGCGATTGACGATCTGCGTTTAGAACGCTGGCAGAAAGATCGCGATATCTTTGTCAAAAAAGCCGAGTCGCTAGGGGCCAAAGTCTTTGTACAGTCTGCCAACGGTAACGAAGAGACCCAAATGTCGCAGATTGAAAACATGATTAACCGTGGCGTAGATGTACTGGTGATCATTCCTTACAACGGTCAGGTACTAAGCAACGTTATTGCAGAAGCTAAACGCGAAGGCATCAAAGTACTGGCTTATGACCGCATGATTAACGATGCGGATATCGATTTTTATATCTCCTTTAACAATGAAAAAGTGGGTGAGTTACAGGCTCAGAGTCTGGTTGAGCGTGTACCTCAGGGGAACTACTTCCTGATGGGCGGCTCACCGGTGGATAACAACGCCAAGCTGTTCCGTCAGGGGCAGATGAACGTGCTTAATCCTCTGATTAAAGAAGGGAAAATCAAGATAGTTGGCGACCAGTGGGTTGATGCATGGTTAGCAGAAAACGCGTTGAAAATTATGGAAAACGCCTTAACCGCTAACAATAACAAAATTGATGCAGTGGTTGCCTCCAATGACGCCACCGCCGGTGGTGCGATTCAGGCACTGGTAGCACAAGGACTGTCGGGGAAAGTGGCTATCTCCGGTCAGGATGCCGACCTTGCCGGTATCAAGCGTATCGTTGCCGGCACTCAAACCATGACGGTGTATAAGCCAATCAGCAAGCTGGCAAATGATGCGGCAGAGATTGCGGTAGAAATGGGTAAAGGCGAGACGCCAAAAGCCAACGCCACCCTGAATAACGGTAAAAAGGATGTGCCATCTTATCTGCTGACGCCAATTCAGGTGGATAAATCCAACATCGATTCAACGGTTGTGGCCGATGGCTTCCACAGCAAAGAGAGCATCTATAACTGA